One Halostagnicola kamekurae DNA segment encodes these proteins:
- a CDS encoding BolA family protein: MDPTDVADIIESELEDAEATVTRARGKHDDDHLAATVVSPAFDGLPLVQQHQQVYDALDGHMTTDIHALELSTYTPDEYDETE, encoded by the coding sequence ATGGATCCAACCGACGTCGCGGACATCATCGAATCGGAACTCGAGGACGCGGAAGCGACGGTCACGCGCGCTCGCGGGAAACACGACGACGACCACCTCGCGGCGACGGTCGTCTCGCCCGCCTTCGACGGGCTCCCGCTGGTCCAGCAACACCAGCAGGTCTACGACGCCCTCGACGGCCACATGACGACCGACATCCACGCGCTCGAGTTGTCGACGTACACCCCCGACGAGTACGACGAGACCGAATAA
- a CDS encoding PGF-CTERM-anchored ABC transporter substrate-binding protein: MQRKLAVLLTITLITSAFAPLAAAGVSAEADASERLGATSAADAQCEFPGEFTDATGETISLERAPESVVALQPSDAQTMFEIGAEDRLTGMPENPATADLEMGDRQAVTDGYDVLVEQVVALDPDVVLAANTTQDGDVEQLREAGLDVYVFGEGNSIEDVEENVLTTGELVGECDGATQTVEWMDERIDLLENATADDSENRPLAFYDMRKGSTTGTNSFQHEVLTTAGVENIAERVGLERSWGEIDSEQIVEEDPDWIIHPTGSEGEYPFTSGVENTTAYAEGNVMAVDDNAMSQPAPRVVFAIEEIVQNVYPDAYAELEANLTTLDEEQRVYDPGEASNSNDDDGDDSTAGGEPIPGLGVPVAVAAILAAGAFALRRR, translated from the coding sequence ATGCAACGGAAACTGGCAGTATTATTGACCATTACGCTCATCACGTCGGCGTTCGCTCCGCTGGCCGCGGCCGGTGTATCCGCCGAAGCCGACGCAAGCGAGCGGTTGGGGGCGACCAGCGCGGCGGACGCGCAGTGTGAGTTCCCGGGAGAATTTACTGACGCGACGGGCGAAACGATCTCGCTCGAGCGAGCGCCCGAGTCCGTCGTCGCGCTCCAGCCGAGCGACGCGCAGACGATGTTCGAAATCGGCGCCGAGGATCGACTGACCGGAATGCCCGAGAATCCAGCGACCGCCGACCTCGAGATGGGCGACAGGCAGGCGGTCACCGATGGCTACGACGTGCTCGTCGAACAGGTCGTCGCGCTCGACCCGGACGTCGTTCTCGCGGCCAATACCACCCAAGACGGCGACGTCGAACAGCTTCGCGAGGCCGGACTCGACGTCTACGTCTTCGGCGAAGGCAACTCGATCGAGGACGTCGAGGAGAACGTCCTCACCACCGGCGAACTGGTCGGCGAGTGCGACGGCGCGACTCAGACGGTCGAGTGGATGGACGAGCGCATCGACCTGCTCGAGAACGCGACGGCCGACGATTCCGAGAATCGACCGCTCGCGTTCTACGACATGCGCAAAGGCTCTACCACCGGGACGAACTCCTTCCAGCACGAAGTGCTCACGACCGCCGGCGTCGAGAACATCGCCGAGCGAGTCGGTCTCGAGCGGTCGTGGGGAGAAATCGATTCCGAGCAGATCGTCGAGGAGGACCCCGACTGGATCATACACCCCACCGGTTCGGAGGGCGAGTATCCGTTCACTTCGGGAGTGGAGAACACGACAGCCTACGCCGAGGGTAACGTGATGGCCGTCGACGACAACGCGATGAGCCAACCCGCCCCTCGGGTCGTCTTCGCGATCGAAGAGATCGTCCAGAACGTCTATCCGGACGCCTACGCAGAACTCGAGGCGAATCTGACGACCCTCGACGAGGAACAACGGGTGTACGACCCCGGCGAAGCCAGTAACTCGAACGACGACGACGGCGACGACTCGACTGCCGGCGGCGAACCGATCCCCGGACTCGGCGTTCCGGTCGCTGTCGCGGCCATACTCGCGGCGGGCGCGTTCGCGCTCCGACGGCGTTGA
- the cysS gene encoding cysteine--tRNA ligase — translation MTLHVTNTLTGDLEPFEPQDPENVLLYYCGLTVSDPPHLGHARSWVHVDVMHRWLEHLGYDVRHVENFTDVNEKIVARVGEDDLGDSESAVARTYIDRTISDMRSLNLLRAEVYPRVSEHVPEIVDLVETLVERGYAYESNGSVYFDVTEFEDYGKLSNQDLDEIESQGEPDERSEKRHPADFALWKAGGVDPDAVEEHRHEGVSGEPPAGLTWDSPWGEGRPGWHIECSAMSMTHLGETLDVHVGGRDLVFPHHENEIAQSEAATDARFANYWLHCELFQMDDEKMSSSLGNFVTVSEAVDAWGTNALRTFLTAGSYNSKQLYSDETISEARERWDRLERAYDAAVAAVDSPDAATKVSDTSLRTAVDDARDAFEAAMNDDFNTREAQSALLEVATAINRHLDSVDDADGGDGYDYVGLRRAVETLEEYGGILGLSFDGQTTGSAALAGDVVELVLDVREQERERGNYERADELRDELEALGVEVQDTDDGATYRLETDE, via the coding sequence ATGACCCTGCACGTGACGAACACGTTGACGGGCGATCTCGAGCCGTTCGAGCCGCAGGATCCCGAGAACGTTCTGCTTTACTACTGCGGCCTGACGGTTTCGGATCCGCCCCACCTCGGGCACGCGCGCTCATGGGTTCACGTGGATGTGATGCATCGCTGGCTCGAGCACCTCGGGTACGACGTCCGTCACGTCGAGAACTTCACCGACGTTAACGAGAAAATCGTCGCTCGCGTGGGCGAAGACGACCTCGGCGACAGCGAATCAGCCGTCGCCCGGACGTACATCGATCGGACGATTTCGGACATGCGCTCGCTCAACCTCCTGCGGGCGGAAGTCTACCCACGGGTTTCCGAACACGTCCCGGAGATCGTCGATCTGGTCGAAACGCTCGTCGAGAGGGGCTACGCCTACGAGTCGAACGGGTCGGTCTACTTCGACGTCACGGAATTCGAGGACTACGGCAAACTCTCGAACCAAGATCTCGACGAAATCGAATCGCAGGGCGAACCGGACGAGCGCAGCGAGAAGCGCCATCCGGCCGATTTCGCCCTCTGGAAGGCGGGCGGCGTCGATCCGGACGCGGTCGAAGAACATCGCCACGAGGGCGTCTCCGGCGAGCCACCGGCGGGGCTGACCTGGGACTCGCCGTGGGGCGAGGGCCGTCCCGGCTGGCACATCGAGTGCTCGGCGATGAGCATGACCCACCTGGGCGAGACGCTCGACGTCCACGTCGGCGGCCGCGACCTCGTTTTCCCCCACCACGAGAACGAGATCGCCCAGTCCGAGGCGGCGACCGACGCCCGGTTCGCCAACTACTGGCTCCACTGCGAGCTGTTCCAGATGGACGACGAGAAGATGTCCTCGAGTCTCGGCAACTTCGTCACGGTCAGCGAGGCGGTCGACGCCTGGGGGACGAACGCGCTGCGGACCTTCCTCACCGCCGGCTCCTACAACAGCAAACAGCTCTACTCCGACGAGACGATCTCCGAAGCCAGGGAGCGCTGGGATCGCCTCGAGCGAGCCTACGACGCGGCCGTCGCGGCCGTCGACTCGCCGGACGCGGCGACCAAGGTCTCGGACACGTCGTTGCGAACCGCCGTCGACGACGCTCGAGACGCCTTCGAAGCCGCGATGAACGACGACTTCAACACCCGCGAGGCGCAGTCGGCGCTGCTGGAAGTGGCGACGGCGATCAACCGCCATCTGGACTCGGTCGACGATGCCGACGGGGGAGACGGCTACGATTACGTCGGGCTTCGCCGCGCCGTCGAAACGCTCGAGGAGTACGGCGGAATTCTCGGGCTCTCGTTCGACGGTCAGACGACCGGATCGGCGGCCCTTGCAGGCGATGTCGTTGAGCTCGTCCTTGACGTTCGCGAGCAGGAACGCGAGCGAGGGAACTACGAGCGCGCAGACGAGTTACGTGACGAACTCGAGGCGCTCGGCGTCGAGGTGCAAGACACCGACGACGGCGCAACCTACCGACTCGAAACCGACGAATAA
- a CDS encoding DUF6517 family protein: MNRRAFIATVGVGGAGLTAGCIGGFLEDLTTYEAAPATVSDAALESTGYEHDETDRWTDEESFATETVTVTSYANEYSRTIDLSVLGMGEIRAGVFGAISTPKVEVAGESYNPVGEMDHDELLADLQDRYGELSVASDAEVATRELDAVSQTVSIATYEGEATLEDDENVDVFVDVTQPDHGDDHLIFAGVYPQDIPDEADRIDTLIEGVEHESGGD, encoded by the coding sequence ATGAACCGCCGCGCGTTCATCGCGACAGTCGGCGTCGGGGGCGCGGGACTCACCGCGGGATGTATCGGTGGCTTTCTCGAGGATTTGACGACCTATGAGGCGGCCCCCGCCACCGTTTCGGACGCCGCGCTCGAGTCGACCGGCTACGAACACGACGAGACCGACCGGTGGACCGACGAGGAGTCGTTCGCGACCGAAACGGTGACGGTGACGAGTTACGCAAACGAGTACAGCCGAACGATCGATCTCTCGGTCCTCGGAATGGGAGAGATCAGAGCCGGCGTGTTCGGCGCGATTTCGACGCCGAAAGTCGAGGTGGCCGGGGAGAGTTACAACCCGGTCGGGGAGATGGACCACGACGAACTCCTCGCGGATCTACAGGATCGGTACGGGGAGCTTTCGGTAGCGAGCGACGCGGAAGTCGCCACCCGGGAACTCGATGCGGTCTCACAGACGGTCTCGATAGCGACCTACGAAGGCGAAGCGACGCTCGAGGACGACGAGAACGTCGACGTGTTCGTCGACGTCACCCAGCCCGATCACGGCGACGACCATCTGATTTTTGCAGGCGTCTACCCGCAGGACATTCCGGACGAAGCCGACCGCATCGACACGTTGATCGAGGGAGTCGAACACGAGAGCGGGGGCGACTAA
- a CDS encoding HVO_2901 family zinc finger protein, whose amino-acid sequence MHTCRNCNQSFQTELALELHRDSCTKSQLCCHVCGERFAEGEATRDGWHYECPNDDCDGNGLQEDIFNVDDVLTATH is encoded by the coding sequence ATGCACACCTGTCGTAACTGCAATCAGTCGTTCCAGACTGAACTTGCCCTCGAGTTGCACCGGGACTCGTGTACGAAATCACAACTCTGCTGTCACGTCTGTGGCGAGCGCTTCGCGGAGGGCGAGGCGACGCGCGACGGGTGGCACTACGAGTGTCCGAACGACGACTGTGACGGAAACGGATTACAAGAGGATATCTTCAACGTCGACGACGTCCTGACGGCAACACACTAG
- a CDS encoding PH domain-containing protein — protein MESLHSRIRLLWIAQGAIVVAVLGAVLVGVDRVIPAIDVPVAAIAGVIGLAGALAVAYAVRLYQRWQFELQDDALYLERGVITVVETAVPFVRVQHVDTQFGPIERALGLSSVVVYTAGTRNADVRVPGLTPDRARRLQDTLRELAIESDTDDAV, from the coding sequence ATGGAATCCCTCCACTCGCGTATTCGGTTGCTCTGGATCGCCCAGGGGGCGATCGTCGTCGCCGTTCTCGGCGCGGTGCTGGTCGGCGTCGATCGAGTGATCCCCGCGATCGACGTTCCGGTCGCCGCGATAGCCGGCGTGATCGGGCTCGCCGGCGCGCTGGCGGTCGCCTACGCCGTCCGGCTCTACCAGCGCTGGCAGTTCGAACTCCAGGACGACGCGCTCTATCTCGAGCGCGGCGTGATCACCGTCGTCGAAACCGCGGTGCCGTTCGTCAGGGTCCAGCACGTCGACACCCAGTTCGGCCCGATCGAACGCGCCCTGGGGCTCTCGAGCGTAGTGGTCTACACCGCCGGGACGCGAAACGCGGACGTCCGCGTTCCCGGACTCACCCCCGACCGCGCGCGACGCCTGCAGGATACCCTCCGCGAGCTCGCTATCGAAAGTGACACGGACGACGCAGTATGA
- a CDS encoding H/ACA ribonucleoprotein complex subunit GAR1 codes for MQRVGQVVRIAQGLLVIRPEDESAGVTGERDNVDDTIGTMVLDDSLSEVGRVVDVFGPVDRPYYAVTPDDGVHQPSLVGSTLYAR; via the coding sequence ATGCAGCGAGTTGGTCAGGTCGTTCGAATCGCGCAGGGACTGCTCGTCATCAGACCGGAAGACGAATCTGCAGGCGTAACAGGAGAACGCGACAACGTTGACGACACGATCGGTACGATGGTTCTCGACGACAGCCTGTCGGAGGTCGGTCGCGTCGTCGACGTGTTCGGGCCCGTCGACCGGCCGTACTACGCGGTGACGCCCGACGACGGCGTCCACCAGCCGTCATTGGTCGGGTCCACCCTCTACGCGCGTTGA
- a CDS encoding presenilin family intramembrane aspartyl protease PSH, with the protein MNQRARMVLAVGMTVLLFLTVQFGALALVEPFYDADRQAVDDPTDPTNSAIYFAVILVATGIMLAAFKYDAERLIRGLIIAVSGMLAYYVFTEVIPPAVSVGSVNALALVAAVGVAGALLVYPEWYVIDVAGVVMAAGAGGLFGISFGLLPAILFLAVLAIYDAISVYKTEHMLDLADGVMDLNIPVIFIIPTSLPYSYLAEGSTDGVLEDDSSTTDGSGHGSSATNDSSTGDDTPTVTDGSSADSSHTGADTSSGGASSDDGQGSGRDALFIGLGDAVIPTILVASAAFFLEGGAIDVPGVALNVPALGAILGTTAGLLVLMYMVTKGRAHAGLPLLNGGAIGGYLVGVIASGIQISTALGL; encoded by the coding sequence ATGAACCAACGGGCACGAATGGTCCTCGCCGTCGGGATGACGGTCCTGCTGTTTCTCACCGTACAGTTCGGTGCGCTGGCACTGGTAGAGCCGTTTTACGATGCCGACCGACAGGCCGTCGACGATCCAACGGATCCGACCAACAGCGCCATTTACTTCGCCGTTATCCTCGTCGCCACCGGAATCATGCTCGCGGCGTTCAAGTATGATGCCGAACGCCTGATTCGCGGACTGATAATCGCCGTGAGCGGGATGCTCGCCTACTACGTCTTCACCGAGGTGATCCCCCCGGCGGTCTCGGTCGGATCAGTGAACGCGCTCGCGCTCGTCGCCGCCGTCGGCGTCGCCGGCGCGCTCCTGGTCTATCCGGAGTGGTACGTCATCGACGTCGCCGGGGTAGTGATGGCCGCCGGCGCTGGCGGACTGTTCGGTATTAGCTTTGGGTTGCTCCCGGCAATCCTGTTTCTCGCCGTGTTGGCGATCTACGACGCGATCAGTGTCTACAAAACCGAACACATGCTCGATCTCGCCGACGGAGTGATGGACCTCAACATCCCCGTGATCTTCATCATCCCGACGAGTCTCCCCTACTCCTATCTCGCCGAAGGCAGCACGGACGGCGTGCTCGAGGACGACTCGAGCACGACGGACGGATCAGGCCACGGCTCGAGTGCTACCAACGACTCGAGTACGGGCGACGATACTCCGACTGTCACCGATGGGTCGAGTGCCGACAGCAGCCACACCGGTGCGGATACCTCGAGTGGCGGGGCGAGTTCGGACGACGGCCAAGGGAGCGGGCGTGACGCCCTCTTCATCGGCCTCGGCGATGCCGTCATCCCGACGATTCTGGTCGCGAGCGCCGCGTTCTTCCTCGAGGGGGGAGCGATCGACGTTCCGGGAGTCGCGTTGAACGTCCCGGCGCTCGGAGCGATACTCGGCACCACCGCTGGCCTTCTCGTACTGATGTACATGGTGACGAAAGGTCGCGCACACGCCGGCTTACCGCTTCTCAACGGCGGCGCGATCGGCGGCTATCTCGTCGGCGTGATCGCAAGCGGGATACAGATTTCGACCGCACTCGGGCTGTAA
- a CDS encoding DUF7523 family protein, translating into MSLASETRRAAENHPFLITALRADVVNYTAAARFLDVDGETDAVATALRRYAEELPEYESSAGDVRVTMTSGIGPLEDPADAESDGGDRTLAVGGSAFGPGGEGYTAIVASGAIDASSLSCGLAALDLAGIDVAGAGFDGEDLLIVVERLDGANAVRAIERVLESGSNE; encoded by the coding sequence ATGTCGCTCGCGAGCGAGACGCGTCGGGCAGCAGAGAACCACCCGTTTTTGATCACAGCGCTTCGAGCGGACGTCGTCAACTACACCGCCGCTGCGCGGTTTCTCGATGTCGACGGGGAGACGGACGCCGTCGCGACCGCACTCCGGCGATACGCCGAGGAGCTACCCGAGTACGAGTCGTCTGCCGGAGATGTTCGCGTCACGATGACGAGCGGGATCGGCCCCCTCGAGGACCCGGCCGACGCCGAATCCGATGGCGGCGATCGCACGCTCGCGGTCGGCGGGTCGGCGTTCGGTCCCGGCGGCGAGGGATACACGGCGATCGTCGCGAGCGGGGCGATCGACGCGTCGTCGCTCTCGTGCGGGCTGGCGGCCCTCGATCTCGCGGGGATCGACGTTGCCGGAGCCGGGTTCGATGGCGAGGATCTGCTCATCGTCGTCGAGCGCTTGGACGGCGCGAACGCCGTTCGGGCCATCGAACGGGTACTCGAGAGCGGGTCGAACGAGTGA
- a CDS encoding PH domain-containing protein: protein MNRLHHLAAVTHGFQRALAGLFVATSLVTLGTTFLEFGSATWTIAAAPIGFVLGGIYGVAYYMRYEYEVTDTTFDVASGVFSRRSREIPYRRIQNVDVRISVLHRLLGLAVVSIETAGGGQTEARLNFVSEEEADRLQREIRRRTARATESRSETGTEHDGTRETDPEADASAAVTERPGSDTSASADETAAERNSVSNESDARNHGVGTQSASRTRHDDRTRSLFELEARELLLYSFTSFRPALGAALLFFVFIAIDPVIDHLLTVSQPIGGPADLETASIGNYGVLTLVSFAYGVIITYLVSVAYTFGAYYGFTLSRAGRDFVYERGLLQRYSGSIPSEKIQSVTVTDNPLQRLIDYAGMWIETAGYGPESGTGSQSAVPLAQRDRVYEFTERLTGSETPQFHSPPTLARRRYVARYSIIAGVFVAAIFGVTLVTSLEQWYLAAIVFVAVPPAAHLRYVNIQYYVGEDHLVIRRGFWRRRTTVIPYYRVQTISTRRSIFQRRLGLASVVVDTASSSSFSLAPPTIYDLSLEDARDVRETSRERLQRSLRERAGDDELGLTVDFT, encoded by the coding sequence ATGAATCGACTCCATCACCTCGCGGCGGTCACGCACGGGTTCCAGCGTGCGCTTGCCGGGCTCTTCGTCGCCACGTCGCTCGTCACGCTGGGAACGACGTTCCTCGAGTTCGGATCGGCCACGTGGACGATCGCGGCGGCTCCGATCGGGTTCGTTCTCGGCGGCATCTACGGCGTCGCTTACTACATGCGCTACGAGTACGAAGTCACCGACACGACGTTCGACGTCGCGTCCGGGGTCTTCTCGCGGCGGTCCCGCGAAATCCCCTATCGGCGAATCCAGAACGTCGACGTTCGAATCAGCGTCCTCCACCGACTGCTCGGCCTGGCCGTCGTCTCCATCGAGACCGCGGGTGGCGGCCAAACCGAGGCGAGGCTGAACTTCGTCTCCGAGGAAGAAGCCGACCGACTCCAGCGCGAGATCCGTCGCCGGACCGCTCGAGCGACGGAATCTCGATCTGAGACTGGCACTGAGCACGACGGCACTCGAGAAACTGATCCCGAGGCCGACGCGAGTGCCGCCGTGACCGAGCGACCGGGAAGTGATACCTCGGCGTCCGCAGACGAAACCGCCGCCGAGCGCAACTCGGTCTCGAACGAATCCGACGCGAGGAATCACGGCGTCGGAACGCAGTCTGCTAGTCGCACGCGACACGACGACCGAACTCGGTCGCTGTTCGAACTCGAGGCGCGAGAGCTGTTGTTGTACTCGTTTACCTCGTTTCGGCCAGCCCTGGGCGCGGCGCTCTTGTTTTTCGTCTTCATCGCGATCGATCCCGTCATCGATCACCTGTTGACGGTCTCCCAGCCCATCGGCGGTCCAGCGGATCTCGAGACCGCGAGCATCGGGAACTACGGCGTTCTAACGCTCGTGTCGTTCGCCTACGGTGTGATCATCACGTACCTGGTGAGCGTCGCCTACACCTTCGGCGCGTACTACGGCTTCACCCTCAGCCGCGCCGGTCGTGATTTCGTCTACGAACGGGGATTGCTCCAGCGATACAGCGGTTCGATCCCCTCGGAGAAGATCCAGTCGGTCACGGTCACGGACAACCCCCTCCAGCGCCTGATCGACTACGCGGGAATGTGGATCGAGACCGCGGGCTACGGCCCGGAAAGCGGGACCGGAAGCCAGTCGGCCGTCCCGCTTGCCCAGCGAGATCGCGTCTACGAGTTCACCGAGCGACTGACCGGGTCCGAAACGCCCCAGTTTCACAGCCCACCGACGCTCGCCCGACGCCGATACGTCGCGCGCTACTCGATCATCGCCGGCGTCTTCGTCGCCGCCATCTTCGGCGTGACGCTCGTGACCTCCCTCGAGCAGTGGTATCTCGCCGCGATCGTCTTCGTCGCCGTTCCGCCCGCGGCACACCTTCGGTACGTCAACATCCAGTACTACGTCGGCGAGGACCACCTCGTGATCCGTCGCGGATTCTGGCGTCGGCGAACCACCGTCATCCCGTACTATCGCGTCCAGACGATCTCGACTCGCCGGTCGATTTTCCAGCGGCGGCTCGGACTCGCTTCGGTCGTCGTCGATACGGCCAGCTCGAGTTCGTTCTCGCTGGCCCCGCCGACGATCTACGATCTGTCGCTCGAGGACGCACGCGACGTACGCGAAACGAGCCGAGAACGGCTCCAGCGGTCGTTGCGTGAACGCGCAGGTGACGACGAGCTCGGGCTCACCGTGGATTTCACCTGA
- the srp19 gene encoding signal recognition particle subunit SRP19: MVENVIWPAYLDATCSRADGRRVPEDLAVDEPTVDEIAKAVQQIGYDAIVERDKSYSRAPWDERGRVVVRGAEDSTKNDLVQAVAAYVVAMRE, from the coding sequence ATGGTCGAAAACGTCATCTGGCCCGCCTATCTCGACGCGACCTGTTCCCGGGCCGACGGACGCCGGGTTCCCGAGGATCTCGCCGTCGACGAGCCGACGGTCGACGAAATCGCGAAGGCCGTCCAGCAGATCGGCTACGACGCGATCGTCGAGCGCGATAAGTCCTACTCGAGAGCGCCCTGGGACGAGCGGGGGCGGGTCGTCGTCCGCGGCGCGGAGGACTCGACGAAGAACGATTTGGTACAGGCCGTGGCGGCCTACGTCGTCGCCATGCGCGAGTGA
- a CDS encoding class II fumarate hydratase, translating into MADDDEFRIEEDSLGQMQVPKDAYWGAQTQRAIQNFPISGISFGRRFVRALGVVKKAAAQANRDLDLVDDEIAAAIIDAADEVIAGEHDDQFPVDVFQTGSGTSSNMNANEVIANRAAEIMGAEVGDRVVHPNDHVNYGQSSNDVIPTAMHVAALEAVEKDVIPALDTLREALERKEDEFDDVVKTGRTHLQDATPVTLGQEFGGYRTQVEKGLDRVDSVRDHLSELALGGTATGTGLNTHEEFPGRAAEYITKETGVQFREADDHFEAQAAHDAMSEAHGSLRVVAGSLNKIANDLRLLASGPRNGLGEIEQPENQPGSSIMPGKINPVVAEAVNQVHKQVIGNDAAISSAAAEGQIDLNLYKPVLAHNFLESAELISNASSTFADRFVDELEANREHCESAVLQSMALATSLNVHIGYDKASEVAKAALKEDKTVREVALEKDYLTEDEADEVLDPAKMTERGILGRDE; encoded by the coding sequence ATGGCAGACGATGACGAGTTCCGCATCGAGGAGGACAGTCTCGGCCAAATGCAGGTTCCGAAAGACGCATACTGGGGCGCTCAGACCCAGCGGGCGATTCAGAACTTCCCGATCTCGGGGATTTCGTTCGGCCGCCGCTTCGTCCGGGCTCTCGGCGTCGTCAAGAAAGCCGCCGCACAGGCCAACCGGGACCTCGACCTGGTCGACGACGAGATCGCCGCGGCGATCATCGACGCGGCCGACGAAGTCATCGCCGGCGAACACGACGATCAGTTCCCGGTCGACGTCTTCCAGACCGGGTCCGGAACCTCCTCGAACATGAACGCAAACGAGGTCATCGCGAACCGCGCCGCCGAGATCATGGGCGCGGAGGTCGGCGACCGAGTCGTCCACCCTAACGATCACGTCAACTACGGCCAATCGAGCAACGACGTGATTCCGACGGCGATGCACGTCGCCGCCCTCGAGGCGGTCGAAAAGGACGTCATCCCCGCCCTCGATACACTCCGCGAGGCCCTCGAGCGAAAGGAAGACGAGTTCGACGACGTCGTCAAGACCGGGCGAACCCACCTGCAGGACGCGACGCCGGTCACGCTCGGTCAGGAGTTCGGCGGCTACCGAACCCAGGTCGAGAAGGGTCTCGACCGCGTCGATTCGGTCCGCGATCACCTCTCGGAACTCGCACTCGGCGGCACCGCGACCGGAACCGGCCTGAACACCCACGAGGAGTTCCCCGGCCGCGCCGCAGAGTACATCACCAAGGAGACGGGCGTGCAGTTCCGCGAAGCCGACGACCACTTCGAGGCCCAGGCAGCCCACGACGCGATGTCCGAGGCCCACGGCTCGCTTCGGGTCGTCGCTGGCTCGCTGAACAAGATCGCGAACGACCTCCGACTGCTCGCGTCCGGTCCACGGAACGGACTCGGTGAGATCGAACAGCCCGAGAATCAACCGGGTTCGTCGATCATGCCCGGCAAGATCAACCCGGTCGTCGCGGAGGCAGTCAACCAGGTTCACAAACAGGTCATCGGCAACGACGCCGCGATTTCCTCGGCCGCCGCGGAGGGACAGATCGACCTTAACCTCTACAAACCCGTCCTCGCGCACAACTTCCTCGAGTCGGCGGAACTCATCTCGAACGCGAGTTCGACCTTCGCCGACCGATTCGTCGACGAACTGGAGGCAAACCGCGAGCACTGCGAGTCTGCGGTTCTCCAGTCGATGGCGCTCGCGACCTCGCTGAACGTCCACATCGGCTACGACAAGGCCAGCGAAGTGGCGAAAGCAGCGCTCAAAGAGGACAAGACCGTTCGCGAGGTCGCCCTCGAGAAAGACTACCTGACCGAGGACGAAGCCGACGAAGTGCTCGATCCCGCGAAAATGACCGAACGCGGCATTCTCGGTCGAGACGAGTAA